The genomic DNA agagatggaaaaggaagTAAGTTTTCTAGTCTTCATTTAAATAGGTAAAATGTTGATACCAGTAGACTTgcataagttatacatatatataatacaatactTACTGCAAATAGTAAGAAAAGCTACACAATGAGACACTCTCAAAAACAATATatatggacctaacagacatatgcAGAACTTTCCATCCAACAGCAacacaatacacattcttctcaagcgtCCATGAAGCATTACccaggataaatcacatgttaggtcacaaaacaagccttaacaaatttaagaagactggaatcataccaagtatcttttctgaccacaatggaatgaaactagaaatcaatagcagaagaaaaaatagaaaatttataaacatgtggaaactaaacaacacattcTTGAATAACCAATAGgtcataaaagaaatcaaaagggaaattagaaaatatgttgagacaaataaaaacaagacacaagatagcataccaaaacttatatgatgcagcaaaaacaaaacaaagagggaagtttaatgcaataaatgtatatattaaaaaagaaaggggcGGGTCCGGCCCTCAGCGGCGGAGGGCGCCATGGTGGGTGGTGAGGCGGCAGCAGCCGTGGAGGAGCTGGTTTCGGGTTTGCGGCAGGCGACCGACTTCGCTGAGCAGTTCCGCTCCTACTCGGAGAGCGAGAAGCAATGGAAGGCCCGCATGGAATTCATCCTGCGCCACCTGCCCGACTACCGCGACCCGCCAGACGGCGGCGGCCGCCTGGACCAGCTGCTATCCCTCTCCATGGTCTGGGCCAACCACCTCTTCCTGGGTTGCAGTTACAACAAAGACCTTTTAGACAAGGTGATGGAAATGGCTGATGGGATTGAAGTGGAAGACCTGCCACAATTTACTACCAGAAGTGAATTAATGAAAAAGCATCAAAGCTAAGGCAGAAGATTCATcacattttcatcattagttaCAGGCTTGGAAAGGAGGCTGGGATGAATATGACATTGACCTCAGCAGCTCTCTTAAGACTCTTGATATTAACAACATGTAGGAAAGAGGCAATTGGAATGAAAGGGAATCTGTCTAGATTGAcgttttaaaagttctcattctTCTAGTAGCTATCATTGTAAAAGTATGCAtggatatttatgtatttataaatcatgccctcttttttattttcaggttTTGAATGTtggtcaaaatgttaaaaatgcctgtttttttttttaatgttgatgtaATAATGGCAGGTAGTGAATTTTACACTTTGGATTTTTCAACAACGTACCTttatgtgtgaaaaaaaaaaaaaaagaaagaaagctcccaaataaaccacctaacttTACAGCTCAAGGAactgaaaaaagaagaacaaactaagcccaaagttagcagaaggtcggaaataataaagattagagcaaaaataaacaaactagagaatagaaaaacaatagaaaaatcaacaaaattaagaattgattttttaaaagctcaaagAAATTGACAAACCGTTagctacactaagaaaaaaaaatagagatgacaaataataaaaccagaaatgaaagaacCATTACAACtaatgccacagaaataaaacgtattataagagactattacaaacaATTATGTGAAAACTGGATAAtctagaagaaaagaataaattctgagaaacatacaacctaccaaaaccaaatcatgaagaaacagaaaatctgaagagaCCTATGACTAGTAAGGAGGTtgtatcaataataaaaaacttccttaaaaagaaaagccaaggaCATACAGCTTCACTGGtcaattctaccaaatatttaaaggattAATGtcaaatccttctcaaactcttccgaaaCACTGAGGtgaagggaacacttccaaactgaTTTTATAAGTGTATCATAAGTATACACTTATACCAAAACCTGGAAAAAagctagaagaaaagaaaattacaggccaataatcctaatgaatatagatgcaaatatcagGAAAATACTAGCTAATCTaactcaacagcacattaaaaggatcatacactatgacctactgggatttatccctgggaagcaaggatggctcaacatatgaaaatcaatcaacaacatacaccatatcaacaaaacaagagataaaaatcacatgatcacctcaggagatgcagaaaaatatttgacaaaattcaaaactcatgagaaaaacactcaacaaactggGAATAGAAGAAATTACCTCGActtaataaaggtcatatataaaAAACCCTTagctaacatcattcttaatggtgaaaaactgaaagcttttcctctaagattggaacaaggcaagaattcccactctcactacttctattcaacatagttttggaagtcctagtcacagcaatcagaaaataaaaagagataaaaggcatccatactggaaaggaagaattaaagctgtcactatttgcagatgacatcatactatgtatagaaaatcctaaaaactccactaaaaaactactagaactactaaacgaattcagtaaagttgcagaatacaaaataaatatacagaaatctgttgtgttcctatatactaataatgaactatcagaaagagaaatttttaaaaacaatctcatttataattgcatcaaataaaatacctaggaataaatttaaccaaggaggttaaagatctgtatattgaaaactacaagatattaacaacaacaacaaaattgaaGTGAAcagaagtaaatggaaagatatactgtgctcatggatcagaaaaattaatattgttaaaatggccatattatccaaagcaatctacagattcaatgcaccctctatcaaaattccaatagtattttttcacagaaatataacaaacaatcctaaaatttgtatggaacaacAAActaccctgaatagccaaggcaatcttgagaaagaacaaacttGTGAAAGATTAaaacactccctgatttcaaaccataTTATAAAGTTAtcataattaaaacagtatggtattggcataaaagtAGACACATAAATCAACGAAACATAAtggaaagcccagaaacaaacccacacatatatggtcaattaatttacaacaaagaagccaagagtatacagtggagaaaggacattctctttaataaatggtgttggaaaattCGACAGCCACAcgcaaaggaatgaaactggaccactattttacaccataccaaaaaaaaaaaagttcactaaaaatggatgaaatacttgaatgtaaaacctgaaaacaTTAAATTTCAAGAATAAAACATAGATGGTAAGCttcttgacataggtcttggtgatgatttttttgacctaataccaaaagcaaaaatgacaaaagcaaaaataacaagtgCGACTACATCattttaaaagcttctgcacaaggAAGGAAAccagcaaaaaaatgaaaagacagcctactgaataggattaaaacacatatatttgataaaggactaatatcccaaatatataaagaactcatacaacttaatagcaaaaaaatatctgatttaaaaaataggcagaagatctgaatagacatttttccaaagatgacatacagatggccaacaggaacatgaccagatgctcaacatcattaatcatcagggaaatgcaaatcaaaaccacaatgatatatcacctcacacctctcagaacggctattatcaaaaagagaatatataacaagtgctggtgagaatgtggagaaaagggcgcactaatatactgttggtgggaatgtaaattggtacaacgactatgaaaaacagtatggagggtcttcaaaaaattagaatagaactaccatgtaatttagcaattccacctctgggtatttatccaaagaaaatgaaaacactaattctaaaagaaatatgcacccccatgttcattgcagcactgtttacaatagctaagatatggcaACAAACTAAGTGTTCActgagggatgaatggataaggaaattatatatatatatatatatatgtgtgtatatatatatatatatatatacacacacacacacatatatatataatggaatattattcagccataaagaaaagaatgatatGCTACCATTTACCACAACGTGCATGGATCTGAAGGACattatgataaataaaataagccagagagagaaagattaaaACTGTACAATGtctcttatatgtagaatccaaaattaaaaagaaaaaagtcatagatacagagaatggaTTTGCAGTTGTAAGAGGTGAGGGGTGAGAGGTGAGAAAAATGGGTGAACTGatctttttagtttaaataaactgaatatttttaatgatttacaatataaaataaagaatgtgaatCATAGAACaagacactattttatttatttatttttaagtttttaatttttttaaaaaacttttttttattggagtataattgctttaaaatggggtatcagtttctgctttataacaaagtgaatcagctatacatatacatatatccccatatctcttcccacttgcatctctctccctcccaccctccctatcccacccctctaggtggtcacaaagcaccaagctgatctccctgtgctatgcggctgcttcccactagctatctattttacgtttggtagtgtatatatgtccatgccactctcactttgtcacagcttacccttccccctccccatatcctcaagtccattctctagtaggtctgtgtctttatttccgtcttaccactaggttcttcatgacttgtttttttttcccgcttagattccatatatatgtgttagcatactggatttgtttttctctttctgacttacttcactctgtatgacagactctaactccatccacctcactacaaataactccatttcgtttctttttatgtctgagtaatattccattgtatatatgtgccacatcttctttatccattcatccgatgatggacacttaggttgcttccatgtcctggctattgtaaatagttttcttgttttttcaacTGTGTAAATGAAGATCTACTGCCTGACGTTCTCCTTAGGTG from Balaenoptera acutorostrata chromosome X, mBalAcu1.1, whole genome shotgun sequence includes the following:
- the LOC103015774 gene encoding CDKN2AIP N-terminal-like protein, translated to MVGGEAAAAVEELVSGLRQATDFAEQFRSYSESEKQWKARMEFILRHLPDYRDPPDGGGRLDQLLSLSMVWANHLFLGCSYNKDLLDKVMEMADGIEVEDLPQFTTRSELMKKHQS